In a genomic window of Gouania willdenowi chromosome 11, fGouWil2.1, whole genome shotgun sequence:
- the hepacam2 gene encoding HEPACAM family member 2, translated as MEAKGGTVLYACSVVLILTGVSCNFIHISSLVHHGVEGEPLLLSVATHFPLNETEIQGTWSHTTPSGTRTTLVTFTKDTSITNMMFRNHLVFSEPNVSLFIQKLNQMDEGDYHLNLNIAFHNTTVHVIKEDRTVRVTVDVPVSHPVVEKSPSYAVIEDEANVTMTCSVKRGTRVRFKWLRNNVSLAPSDRYHYSQDNSTLVISPVRKEDKGIYCCVARNPVSLGQSSRALELNVYYGPYNLEVNSIYGLRTGEVFTINPGELVFFECRADSNPPNSYVWISKRHNTTEVITEGPRMEVLFYRLAQTEEYLCRAFNNVTQKQDEAQFTLIVADLGTEKEKHTQEGHPVSSLAAIAACSLFVIGFMLLFFLRRTCHPKRVIMSIYNRPFSEQKRPHRSGHEDATEDFGIYEFVSIPGKMDSAQASCRSLARLESIQDMHTTIYDVIRHVPETQSHSLLS; from the exons ATGGAGGCCAAAGGAGGAACAGTGCTGTACGCCTGCTCTGTTGTGCTCATCCTGACAG GTGTCAGCTGTAATTTCATCCACATCTCTTCCCTAGTCCATCATGGCGTAGAAGGAGAGCCCCTGCTCCTGTCGGTGGCCACTCACTTTCCCCTAAATGAGACTGAGATTCAGGGGACTTGGTCTCACACCACACCCAGTGGCACTAGGACAACACTGGTGACATTCACCAAAGACACATCAATCACCAACATGATGTTCCGAAACCACCTTGTCTTCAGTGAACCCAACGTCTCGCTGTTCATCCAGAAATTAAACCAAATGGACGAAGGGGATTACCATCTAAATCTGAATATAGCTTTTCATAATACAACGGTACACGTTATAAAAGAGGACAGAACTGTTCGCGTAACAGTAGACG TCCCCGTGTCCCATCCCGTCGTAGAGAAGAGTCCGTCCTATGCAGTCATTGAGGATGAGGCCAATGTGACAATGACTTGTTCTGTTAAAAGAGGAACTAGGGTTCGGTTCAAGTGGCTCAGGAACAATGTCTCACTGGCTCCCAGTGACAGATACCACTATTCCCAAGACAACTCCACACTGGTAATCAGCCCAGTGAGGAAAGAGGACAAGGGAATTTATTGCTGCGTGGCCAGAAACCCAGTCAGTTTGGGTCAGAGCAGCAGGGCTCTGGAACTCAATGTTTACT ATGGCCCTTACAACCTGGAGGTCAACTCCATTTACGGCCTGCGGACTGGGGAGGTTTTCACCATCAATCCGGGAGAACTGGTGTTTTTTGAATGCCGGGCGGACTCCAACCCACCCAACAGCTACGTTTGGATCTCCAAGAGGCACAACACCACAGAGGTCATCACTGAGGGCCCTCGGATGGAGGTGCTCTTCTACAGACTGGCACAGACTGAAGAGTACCTGTGTCGTGCCTTCAACAACGTGACGCAGAAACAAGACGAGGCCCAATTCACTCTGATCGTGGCTGACTTAGGAACAG AAAAAGAGAAGCATACCCAGGAAGGCCACCCAGTATCTTCACTGGCAGCCATTGCTGCCTGCTCTCTGTTTGTCATTGGCTTCATGTTGCTGTTCTTCCTACGGAGAACCTGTCATCCAAAGAGAG TGATTATGAGCATTTACAACAG accGTTTTCAGAGCAGAAAAGACCTCATAGATCAG GTCACGAGGATGCAACAGAAGATTTCGGAATCTACGAGTTTGTTTCCATACCAGGAAAAATGGATTCTGCACAG GCATCATGCAGGTCTCTAGCTCGCCTCGAGTCCATCCAGGATATGCACACCACTATCTACGATGTGATCAGACACGTTCCAGAAACGCAGAGCCATAGTTTGTTAAGCTAG